The following nucleotide sequence is from Pseudomonas sp. RC10.
AAGAACCTGATTGAGCTTTACCCGAACTACGCCTTTGATATAGATCAAGAACAGCAAGACTTGTCTGAGGCAGAGCGCATTATTCTGCAGTTCCCGTTATTCTGGTATTCATGCCCGGCGATTCTGAAAAAATGGATGGATGATGTCTTTACACCCGGGTTTGCCTATGCTCGGCACGGTGACAAGCTGAAAGGCAAGGAACTTATGCTGTGCATTTCCGTGGGAGCGCCGGAGGACGGCTATCGCGCCACCGGGTTCAATAATTTCACTCTGGATGAATTACTGCGTCCGTTTCAGCAAACGGCTAATTACATCAAAGCCAGGTTTCTTCCCCCCTTCATATTCTACCAATCGGTCTTCGCCACTGACGAACAGATCGCCGATTCGACCCGAGCGATGGTCAATCATGTGACCGGTGCCTGCGAGCCGCCAAGTATTACCTACGAAAAACTGCTGTTAAGTGCCGAGGCCATGAACATCGCCTTGGTGTCATGATGGACAGCCGAAACGCCACAATCCACCGCAGCCAGCCACCTGCACCGGTCTCACTGGCCCAAGAGTATGACAGTGCGTACTACTCGGATTGCTTCGTATACTCACTGGGGTCATTGTCCGGCAGTTCCGCGCTGACCCTCTACCGGCAGATGACTCACCTTGCACCCCCTTGGGTCAACCGGTTGCTGCACATCCGCGATCTGGCAACCGGAATACTGGGTATGACACCCACCCGTGGGTTCCAAGAGGTAGGATATCCAACTCGCACGTTCATTCAGCCCGGTGAAAAACTGGACTTCTTTGAAGTCGTTGCCAACATTGAACAAGAGCTAGTATTGAGGTTTGACGACCCACACTTCTTCGTATCGATCTCACTTTACATACAAAGAGAGCTAGAAGAAGACCGGCTTTATATCACATCGATAGTCACGCCTTATAGCCAGAGAGGGAAACTGTACATCACTCTTATCGCTCCATTCCATCGCAAAATCGCGAAAACGATGATAAGCACGCTGGCCTGATTTAATTTTTACTGGAGCACCCGATGAAACTGCTAACGCTCGCCGACCCGTACGTGTCGGCGTGGGCAGGTGCTATTCAGCGCCGGCCAAAACTCATTGTGTTTATCTGCCTTCTAAGTACTTTACTGATGGGCATGGAATTGTCTGATCTGAAAATCGCCACTAACTACAAGGTGTATTTCTCAGACAGCAATCCCGAAGTTCTAACCTACGAAAGCTTTCAGTCCACCTACACCAAAGGTGACAACTTCTTTTTTGTGTTGATCCCCAAAAATGGCACTGTATTTTCCGAGCGAACGCTACAGCTCGCACGCGAACTGACCCGCCGGGCATGGCAACTGCCCTACGCAAGCCGTGTCGATTCTGTGACCAACTTTCAGCATAGCCAGGCCAGCGGAGACGACGTCCAAGTAGCCGATCTGGTCACTCACACCCATGGACTGACATCTGGGCAGCTTGCCAAGCTACAGGGCATCGCGGTCAATGAACCCTTGCTAAATGGCTTGTTGCTGAGCCCTGACGCCAGTGCGATGGCGGTCAACGTCTCGCTCAAGTACCCGGAGGTGTCATTGCAGGAGGTGCCACAAGCGGCCGCAGCCGCCCAAAGCATGATCGATGCCTTGAGCGTCGAGTATCCTGACATCGAGATACTGCTGTCCGGCACCTCAATGCTGAACAACGCTTTTGCACAGGCCGGGCTGTACGATTTGCTGCATCTGACCCCCGCCATGTACCTGCTGCTGTTCGTCGCCATGTGGGTCATGAATCGCTCAGCGCTACAGGCGTCGTTGATCGGCGTGATCGTACTGTGTTCGTCGATCATAGCCATGGGCTATGCGGCCATGGCCGGCATCGAAATGTCGCCCATTTCATTTTCTGCTCCGGTCATCATCGCCACCATCGCGGTGGCCAGCGCCAATCACATCCTGCTCGCAGCTCGGCAAAACATGCTACTTGGCGTGCCTGTGCACAGAGCGGTGCGCGAGGGTCTGGCGGAGAATTTTTTTGCTATCACCCTGACCGCCGCTTCAACGCTGCTGGGCTTCTTGGCGGTCAATGCGTCTGAATCCCCTCCGCTGCGGCATCTGGGGGTGATTACTGCGGTGGGCATTGCCGCATCCTGGGTGCTGTTGATGACGCTGTTGCCTGCGCTGCTGAAACTGACAGGCATTTCACCCCGCTCCCTCGACCGGAGCACGCCGAAAACGATGGAGCGCTACGCGAATGTCATCGTTGGCCATCGCAAGAAAGTCGCAGCTATCACATTGATGACGCTGTGCCTGCTGGCCTCCGCCACCACGCAACTGCGCCTCAGCGACGACTGGTTCAAGTACGTACAGGAAGGCAACAGCTTTCGTGAGCAGTCAGACAGAATCATGCAGAAGTTCGGCCTTTCGCCGGTGGAGTTTTCGATTCCAGCCCAAGGGCCGGGAGGCGTCAGCGACCCTGCGTACCTGGCCCGTTTGCAAGCTTTCGTCCAGCACCTACAAGTCCAACCAAATGTGGTGCATGTCTACGCCATCCCGGACATCCTCAAACGTCTGAACATGAACATGCACGGTGACGATCCCCTGGCACGACGCCTGCCGGAAACCAGCGACACGGCTGCGCAGTTCCTGTTGCTGTACGAAATGTCGCTGCCTTACGGCCTGGACCTGAATGACCGGATCAACATCGACAAATCCGCGTCCCGAGTCACGGTGATGCTGGGCGATGTCACCACTGAACAATCACGCGCCTTCATTCGCGATGCCGAGGCGTGGCTTGCCAACGCAGGCAACGGTATGCAGGCCCGAGCCACCGGCTCCACGGTCATGGTATCGATGATCTCCCAGCGCAACCTCGACAGCCTGGCCGAGAGCACGGTGTCAGCGGTGCTCGCCATCTGCGTGGTAATCGCCCTGCTCTTGCGCAGTGCGCTGATGGGCGTGATCTGCCTGGTTTCCACCACGCTTCCGATCCTTGCCGCCTTTGGCGTCTGGGCATTAATCGAAGGCACCGTCGGCTTTTCCATCGCCGCCGTAGGCTCCATCTCCATCGGCATCATCATTGATGACACCGTGCATTTCCTGACCCGTTACACACGCGCCAAAGCGGTGCCCGGGACCAGCAGCGAGGAAGCCGCGCGGCTAGCGCTCACAGGGGTGGGGCCGACGATCCTGGCCAACACCGCGATCCTGATGCTGGGATTCTTCTCGCTATTTTTCTCGACCTTCAAATTGAACGTCGACATGGGCGTACTGACGTTCATGGCCATCGGTCTGTCGCTGGCTTCGTGTTTCTTGCTTGTCACCCCGCTGCTGGCAATGCAGCGCAACCGCGTACCCTCCCAAAAACCAGAGGTTCTGTCCCATGCTTGACCACGCGTTAACCCGCCTGTTGCCCATGCTGTTGATTGGCCTAACGTGCCAGGCAGTCGCAAACCCTCCATCTGCGGTCGATGAAGGCTACGCCATCGCCGCCCTGTATGACATCAGCGATGCCGGATTCAAAGACAGTCGTGTGAAGATGGAGATGATCCTGCACAACGCCGCAGCAGACTCAGTGTCGCGCCATCTGACGCTCAGCACCCTGGAAAAGTCCTCACCAAACACCGGCGACAAGACGCTGGTGGTGTTTTCCTCGCCCGCTGATGTACGCGACACCGCGCTGCTGAATCACCCCAAGATCACCAGCACCGACGACCAATGGCTATACCTGCCTTCGATCAAGCGGGTGAAGCGCATTTCCACTGAAAACAAATCTGGCCCGTTCGTGGGTTCCGAGTTCGCTTTCGAAGATTTCACCTCCCAGGAACTGGATAAATACAGCTACCGCTTCCTGCGCCGAGATCATCTTCAGGAGCGTGAAGTCAATGTAGTGGAGCGTGTGCCGCTGGATGTCAATTCCGGTTACAGCAAGCAAGTAGTGCACTTCGACATCGAACACCGCCAGCCGTTGAAGATCGAGTTTTTCGACCGCAAGCAGGCACCACTCAAAACGCTGGTGCTGAGTGACTACCGCGAATACGACGGCGTCTGGCGTTCGCTGGATCAAAGGATGACCAACCACCAGACGGGCAAGTCCACCGACCTGCTACTCACCGACTATGAGTTCGACATCGGTTTGAGCAGCAATGACTTCGACAGCACAGCCTTGAAGCGCCTGACGCGATGACGCGCCCCCTGCCCTTGATCGGCATCAGCCTGTGGAGCGCAGCCACGGCCGCCAGCCCCGGCAGTTGGCAGTTACAGACGCAGGGCCATGTTGAATTGCAGAACCGCTCGTTCACCCATCAGGCAAAAGCACCGCAGGACAACGATGAGCAGTTCAGCTACGCGCTAAGCCCGCAGCTCAAGGCCGTCTCGACGGATCGGCAGACTCGCCTGACGGCGACGGCGTTCTATCGCAACGATCAAAGGGATGACTGCCGAACCCACTGGGATATACGCGAGCTGAAACTGGATCGGCAATCAGGAGCAACGTCGCTGACCGCAGGCGTGGATCGAGTTTTCTGGGGCAAGGCCGAGTCGCAGAACCTGGTGGATGTCATCAACACCTCGGACAGCGTCGAGGGCGTATTCACCGATGAGAAACTGGGGCAACCCATGTTACGCGCACAGTATGCTCTGCCCGACGGCAACTTGGAGTTGTACTACCTGCCGTATTCGCGCAAGGCCACCTTCTCAGGCGCCGATGGCCGTCTGCGTACGCATCCGGGAATTGACGGTAGCAAGGCGCAGTACACGACATCGGCAAGGCAGTGGACGCCGGGATTCGCATTGCGCTGGGATACCCAGAACGGGGATCTGGAGACTGGCGTCAGCGCCTTCCACGGGCTGTCCCGCGATCCATCGTTTATCGCCCTGCCTGAGCCCGGCGCGCTGGGTTACGCACCGGTGTACGGAGCGATCAGCCAACTGGGGCTGGATGCGCAATACGCTGGCACCGCCACGCTGTACAAACTGGAGAGTATCTACCGCTGGCGTCAATTGGACCTGCACCTGCGCGAACGCAATTACCTGGCTTGGACCGCAGGCCTGGAGCACACGATTGGCGCTGTATTACTCGGAACGGGGGATCTGGGCCTGATCCTGGAATACAACCGCGATTCGCTGGGCCGCGCCTCAATCAACGCATTGCAAAACGACCTGGTAGTGGGGGCCCGCTACAGCCTCAACGACAGTGCCGATACTGATGCGCTGTTCACCGCCAGTCTTGACCAGACCTACGGCAGCCGCTTGTACGCATTCAAACTGGGGCGACGAATCGGGCAAGCCACGAGACTGAGCTTGGAGGCGTTCGTTCCGAAACTCGATGCCCCAAGGGAATTCATCCATGGATACCGCGCCGACGCCGTGATCACCACTTCACTGCGCCACTACTGGTAAATGGACTCAAAAAACAAGGACGACCATGATCGACAGAAAACGTAAGATCGACAAAAACACCGTACACAAGACCCACGAAGATGACGTACTGCTTTATGACATGCGTCATCTGCTGCCCGCCTGGCTGCCATTGAACGTGCTGCAACAGGCGGCAGACCTTCCTGCGGCGCGGGAGGCGTTGGACGAGGCCTATCGTATCGAGTCCGAACGCCTGGTGCTGCGAACGCTGCCCGACTTTATCGGCCAAGAGCACGCCGACAGCACTGAACTCGCCGAACAGCTCCAATATCTGTACGAACCTTGCTTTCAAGGACTGAAGCTCAAGAGTCAGTGGGTGCTGGAACACATCCAGGCGCAGCTGTGCGTGCTGACTGACCGCCCGTCGATGCCCGACATTCCCAGCCGTCAGCGTCTGCACGAGAGCCTCAAGGCTTTGGCTGGCTATCCCCAAGGCGGTCCGCTGTACTTCACGATGTTCAACGACACCTCGAACTACTTCTTCTATCGCAAGCATCACGAACACGTACCCGGAATGATGCTCATTGAAGTCGCGCGCCAAGCCATGTATGCCGAGTTCTACCAGCACAGCGGCTTCGCTCGTGGGGAAGTATCGATCTCGATCCTGGACCTGACCTCGCGGTTCTCACGGTTTACCGAATCGTCCTACCAAGTGGACCTGGTGGTATCGGATAACGGGGCGCCCATGGAGCACAAACCGCGCAAGGTCGACAAGCGCGCGCAACTGTTTCAGAACGCGGCACAGGTAGCAGACATTCACCTGTACGGCGAGATCATCAAAATGCCGGTGTTCAAACGAATACGTAATATCAGCATTGATCCCGACCATTGGTTTCGACCGCTCAAGGGCATTCGCAAAGAAGTGCTGGTGCGCCTTGCTTGCGGTCGTCACCTAACTGGCGAGATGGTGCTGCTGTCAATGAACAGTTTACAAATCCTCTGCGCCGCCCGCGCAGGCACGCCAGCACAATCGGTCAACGGCCACATTTACCTCTATTTGGAGAGCGATGGGCTGATGAGCTTGCCGGTGACAAGCATTCAGGACGTCGAGGGGCAGGACACCACCCTGCATTTGGCACTGGGGGAACTGAACTCCTCGCTGCGCTTCAACTGGCGTGAAGTGCTCAAGCAGTACAGCTATTTCTCCCACAGCAAGACCGAACACAGCAATTCAGGTGTAAATCTGTTTCACCGGGCATATACCGCACCGAGAACACAGGCATGAGCGGCGATTATCCGCTGGCGACGCGACCACTGACCCTCAAGAATGGCCTGACGCTGAAAAACCGCCTGTTCTTCGCCTCCATGGGCGTCGACCTGGCAGACGAATCCGGTCGCGTCACCCCTGCACTGATCGATTTCTACCGGGGCATCCTGAGCGGCGGCTGCGGCTTGGCGTTCCTCGGTAACACAACGGTCAGTGCCGAGTCTCGTCTGCAAGCGCGCGGCTTGGGACTGTTCGAACAGGGCCAGCAGGCCTCGCTCAAACCACTTCTCCAAATGGCTGCGCAACTGGAGGTACCGTTAGGCGTGCAACTTCAGCACTACGGCGGTCAGGGCGTGCTGACGGACTCT
It contains:
- a CDS encoding NAD(P)H-dependent oxidoreductase, with product MRTLVIVAHPNIATSRVNSSWLNSLVNEKKFKIKNLIELYPNYAFDIDQEQQDLSEAERIILQFPLFWYSCPAILKKWMDDVFTPGFAYARHGDKLKGKELMLCISVGAPEDGYRATGFNNFTLDELLRPFQQTANYIKARFLPPFIFYQSVFATDEQIADSTRAMVNHVTGACEPPSITYEKLLLSAEAMNIALVS
- a CDS encoding DUF2867 domain-containing protein, with protein sequence MDSRNATIHRSQPPAPVSLAQEYDSAYYSDCFVYSLGSLSGSSALTLYRQMTHLAPPWVNRLLHIRDLATGILGMTPTRGFQEVGYPTRTFIQPGEKLDFFEVVANIEQELVLRFDDPHFFVSISLYIQRELEEDRLYITSIVTPYSQRGKLYITLIAPFHRKIAKTMISTLA
- a CDS encoding MMPL family transporter; its protein translation is MKLLTLADPYVSAWAGAIQRRPKLIVFICLLSTLLMGMELSDLKIATNYKVYFSDSNPEVLTYESFQSTYTKGDNFFFVLIPKNGTVFSERTLQLARELTRRAWQLPYASRVDSVTNFQHSQASGDDVQVADLVTHTHGLTSGQLAKLQGIAVNEPLLNGLLLSPDASAMAVNVSLKYPEVSLQEVPQAAAAAQSMIDALSVEYPDIEILLSGTSMLNNAFAQAGLYDLLHLTPAMYLLLFVAMWVMNRSALQASLIGVIVLCSSIIAMGYAAMAGIEMSPISFSAPVIIATIAVASANHILLAARQNMLLGVPVHRAVREGLAENFFAITLTAASTLLGFLAVNASESPPLRHLGVITAVGIAASWVLLMTLLPALLKLTGISPRSLDRSTPKTMERYANVIVGHRKKVAAITLMTLCLLASATTQLRLSDDWFKYVQEGNSFREQSDRIMQKFGLSPVEFSIPAQGPGGVSDPAYLARLQAFVQHLQVQPNVVHVYAIPDILKRLNMNMHGDDPLARRLPETSDTAAQFLLLYEMSLPYGLDLNDRINIDKSASRVTVMLGDVTTEQSRAFIRDAEAWLANAGNGMQARATGSTVMVSMISQRNLDSLAESTVSAVLAICVVIALLLRSALMGVICLVSTTLPILAAFGVWALIEGTVGFSIAAVGSISIGIIIDDTVHFLTRYTRAKAVPGTSSEEAARLALTGVGPTILANTAILMLGFFSLFFSTFKLNVDMGVLTFMAIGLSLASCFLLVTPLLAMQRNRVPSQKPEVLSHA
- a CDS encoding outer membrane lipoprotein-sorting protein, producing the protein MLDHALTRLLPMLLIGLTCQAVANPPSAVDEGYAIAALYDISDAGFKDSRVKMEMILHNAAADSVSRHLTLSTLEKSSPNTGDKTLVVFSSPADVRDTALLNHPKITSTDDQWLYLPSIKRVKRISTENKSGPFVGSEFAFEDFTSQELDKYSYRFLRRDHLQEREVNVVERVPLDVNSGYSKQVVHFDIEHRQPLKIEFFDRKQAPLKTLVLSDYREYDGVWRSLDQRMTNHQTGKSTDLLLTDYEFDIGLSSNDFDSTALKRLTR
- a CDS encoding AfsA-related hotdog domain-containing protein: MRHLLPAWLPLNVLQQAADLPAAREALDEAYRIESERLVLRTLPDFIGQEHADSTELAEQLQYLYEPCFQGLKLKSQWVLEHIQAQLCVLTDRPSMPDIPSRQRLHESLKALAGYPQGGPLYFTMFNDTSNYFFYRKHHEHVPGMMLIEVARQAMYAEFYQHSGFARGEVSISILDLTSRFSRFTESSYQVDLVVSDNGAPMEHKPRKVDKRAQLFQNAAQVADIHLYGEIIKMPVFKRIRNISIDPDHWFRPLKGIRKEVLVRLACGRHLTGEMVLLSMNSLQILCAARAGTPAQSVNGHIYLYLESDGLMSLPVTSIQDVEGQDTTLHLALGELNSSLRFNWREVLKQYSYFSHSKTEHSNSGVNLFHRAYTAPRTQA